The nucleotide sequence CATTTGCCGGAAAAGCGATTCCTTGGTGGAAATCATTGTTTTTATTTCATCAGGTGCAAGTTTTAAATTTAATCCCGCCACAATAGAATTATTGCTCGTTCCGAACGTTTTCCAGAAATAATCTGCGGGAAAAACAATTCCCAATGGTTTGGCTGCTTCTTGCCATGCGTGAAGGTGGTAATCGGCGCTATCTACAATGACCCCATCTAAATCCCATATCACAGCTTTTGAAGAGATATGGGTAGATGCCGAACCTCGCGATTTGTTTTTTGGATCGGTGATATGCGGTTTTTTTAGGTAAAAAGGTTCAAGAGTATGTACGTTATCAGGTTGAGATGCTTTTAGCCTTGCATTTGCCAGTATGGCAATATTAGTGCCATATGCCTGCGTGCTACGTTCAATAGGAAAAACTATCCTACTGCCGACTCGCCCCTCGAGGATTTGCCGGGTATTGTCGTCGATATCGCCGCATAATATGGTCTTATGTTCTAGTAATTCTGGCACATCTTCTATTTTGGCAAGGAAAGGTTCTTTAACACAAGACAATTCGTTATCTTCTAACATGAAAAAGGCGGTTGAAAGAATACCCTGCCCGGCTTTGATAATAGGTGCAATAAGCATGCCTGGCTGCGCTTGGGAAAATGCAATAGCTTCAAGGCTGGAGATTCCGACTATTGGGATATTCAAGCTGAAAGCTATACCTTTAGCAACACTTAATCCCACTCTCAAGCCGTTAAAGCTTCCGGGGCCAATAGCTACACCTATAGCGCCAA is from Dehalococcoidales bacterium and encodes:
- the tsaB gene encoding tRNA (adenosine(37)-N6)-threonylcarbamoyltransferase complex dimerization subunit type 1 TsaB, whose protein sequence is MLILGIDTSTRYASLALVEDGRILGEYTWECRHNHSVELIPALENLLVKTGLQIKDIGAIGVAIGPGSFNGLRVGLSVAKGIAFSLNIPIVGISSLEAIAFSQAQPGMLIAPIIKAGQGILSTAFFMLEDNELSCVKEPFLAKIEDVPELLEHKTILCGDIDDNTRQILEGRVGSRIVFPIERSTQAYGTNIAILANARLKASQPDNVHTLEPFYLKKPHITDPKNKSRGSASTHISSKAVIWDLDGVIVDSADYHLHAWQEAAKPLGIVFPADYFWKTFGTSNNSIVAGLNLKLAPDEIKTMISTKESLFRQMITEGIKPLPGAIDLIIGLKKRKISMAIASSAPLDNIRCILNTLGIRQYFRALVGEDDVSQGKPDPEVFLKAAEKLGVSPDKCVVVEDAIQGVKAAKKARMACLAVAGTDSADSLKEADLVVMSLACINTDELLGLIK